GTCAgtccttggggaaaaaaaaaatcaccaattTCCTGAGAACACAGtcttgaatggaaaaaaaagttcttaattAGAGCAACTGTGCCCTTAATGATGAGTGTTTTAATTGAAGCTGTATACACCCggctgtgctttttttttaaaaaaaaaaaagctgtggtttGCTCTGGCTTGGTGGGGAAGGCGTGGATgggggattttggttttttttccctgtcccagtgcaAGCTGGAGCTGAAGGCTGTTGGAGGGGCGGTGGATCACGGGACGGCGTTCGGCCGCATCGCCTTCTCCTGTGCCAAGGAAGAGGTAACAGCCCCCCTTCCCTTACCCCCCcccagctggggaaggcagTTTTTGGTGTTAAAACAACCCTGAGCAGACAGTTTATCTCTTTGGCAGCGAGGtgatttgggtttgttttctgctttcagctgcCAAGCATTGAAGCCCTGATGAAAAAGGAGGATCAGAAGATTCTGACCCCCCTGGTCAGCTTGGACACGCCTGGCAAAGCCACGGTGCAAGTGGTAATTCTGGCTGATCCTGTGAGTACAGCTGGGAACAGTGGTTAAATTGGGTTTAAATTTCCCCTCGCCATTGGTTATAACTGAGCTGCTTCCTTTCAGGATGGCCATGAAATCTGTTTTGTGGGGGATGAGGCGTTCAGAGAGCTCTCCCGGGTGGACCCTGATGGTGACAAGCTGTTGGATGATGTAAGTGGCTGCACATTCATTTCCTTCCTGATTAGAGATACCTGTAAAATCCAATTTTTGTTCCatgctgagtttttttttttcctagaagcAAATTCCCCAGGCTTggtaaggaaaataaatcagttttcaaaGCTCACTTGGTGCCCTGGGTGGAGCTGTCCAGCCTCACTCTTGGGGCACGGTCACTTTGTTTGCTGTGGCAGAGAACATTGGTTTTCAGTGTCAGTTCTCCTTACTAGTGGCTAAAAAATGATTTATCCCTCCAGAGAGCTTTCCTCCTGTTCTGACCACACTCCCCCTTGTCTTTGTGCAGGCCATGGCTGCAGACAGCAGTGACAAGTGGTTTGCTGAGCACAACATGAAGAAGGTTTCAGCTTAGCTGGAGGAATGGactgtgctgctcctctgtgcCTTGGAGCTCTTCCAGGAAAATGCCACTCCTGGTTGAAGTGCTGCCTTCCCAATCAGAGGGTGCTGGGATGTCCcgtggtgggttttttttttttggggggggggttgatTTAAGCTGATGCCTCTGgcctgctgctctctccctttCTCATCTCCTCCTTCCAAAAAACTGGGGCTGTGCAgcaaaggagcagctgagccctTGGCCTCAAAACCAGGGATCATCAGTCAAGAGAACATCACATTTCTGTGTTGCTGTTATACTTGAAAGAAAGGTGACTAGCTACGTTATTTTCTGATTAATTAATTTCCTGATTAATTTGCTTTAGCTGTCCTTCATTTGCAGGCTAGAGAGGAGATTTTGAGGAAGCTGTGGCTACTCCCCCTCTCCAGTGGGGTGCATCCCTTTACTGGGAGCAAAGAAATGATCTTGCCAAAATCTGTGAATACTCCAGTGCTTGTTTTCATTCCAAGGTGTTTCCCCAGCTTCCAAGGGGAAATGTTCACTCGGGAAACCCGTGGTGTGTTCCTCACTGGGATCCTGCTGCTGATGGGGTGGTTTCCAGTCTTCCTCCAGGAGATTTCCACCTTCCAGGAGGGAGCTGAGGCTGTGCTTTGGGGTTTGTAGCTGCACTGTCTGCTGAGGTGCCGGGGGGGGAAGCTTGAAGTAAGTTTTGCAGTTAGTTTTTGGTGAGAAGCTGCCTTTGGAAATAACAGTTCAGGGTTTATTCCGTTGGAAGGAAGTCACTCTGCTTTTGCTGGGAATACCGGGAGTCATTCCTGGCATTGCTTGTGCCAGGTGTGCTGCCTGACTGCTCATTTTCTTGATGAGAACCTTAAATAAAATACCTTAAATCGGGTTTTCATCGTGAAACTGGAATGGGTTTCATGGAGAAGATCGGGCAGCGTTGGCACTTCTGAGCTGGAACGGGAACAATTCCTCGCTGCGATTTTTGCCCGAGCTTTCCAATTCAGCTTTAATGACGGTTTTGAATCCTCTTCGTCAAATTAAACACGTTGATACCGGAGCACGGCATTTAAtgagttaattaattaattaattaattaatccaGCCCGCCTCCgcgccgccagggggcgctgcgGCGGGGGGAGCGGCTGTCGGCGTGACGTCAGCGCGCCGCCGGCGTGACGTCAGCGGCGGCGCCGCCATGGAGCCGGCGGAGCGCGGGGCCGCGATGGCGCCGGGCTGTCCCGGCGGGCCCTGGGCCGTGGGCGAGGAGACGGCGATCCTGCACGGCGGCTTCCTGCTGGCCGCCCGCCTGCTGCAGCCGCGGCCGCTGCGGGAGCTGCGCAAAGCCGACTGGCCCCGCGCGGGGGTGCCCATCACCGACGCGCTGCGCGAGATCGGCGAGCGCTGCCCCTCGCCCATGGGCCTGTGGAAGAAGGAGGCCGTGGCCATCGTCTGGGCCAAAATCCTGCTGCCggccccccccgccgccgcggcgCTGGAGTGGGGCTGGAAGGACGACGGGTTCTTCTCGGTGGGCGCGATGATCCCCGATGTCAACCACACCGCCCTCTTCGAGCTGGTCAAGGCGCTGGGCGTGCCCCGGCTCTTCGTGCGGCTGCTGCTGGCGCTGCCCCCGGCTGCGTGCCGGGGACAGCTGCAGAGCTTGGTGGAGTACATCTCCAGCGAGACGTCCCCGTCGGACATCAGCTTCTTCTTGGACGTGTGGTGGGAGGTGCTGAagcacagggagggacaggaggacGCCACGGTGTCGGCGTTCAGCGCTCTCATCCATCAGCACGGCGGGGAGTCCTCCCTGGAGGACGGCCTGCAGCCCCCAAAGAGGTTCAAGGGTGACCCTGGGAGCGCCCCAGCTGCCCCCGGGCTGCCCGCGGTGCTGCTGGAGGGGTTGAAGCAGATCCGAGGCGGCATCGCCCAGCCCCGCCTGAGGTGCTACGCCCTGGCCAACCTGGCCGAGCTGTGCCTGTCCTCGGGGCTGGGCCCAGGGGACAGCCCCCTGCCCATCGCAGAGCACCTGGCCAAGGTCGGTGCCGTGGTCAGCCTCTGGAGCAGCGACACGGAGAGCCGGTACCACCCCTGCGGGCTGGGAGAGAAGGTGAGGGAGGCAGAGAGGAGCGTGAGCCGCCTGTGCCTGGCCAGACCCTCTCGTGAGGAGCTCTTTGGCGGCTTGGACTTGCTCTGCAGCTTGTTGCAGGcctggggagaggagctgcaggacgCTCTGAGGGGATGTGAGGAGCTTTGCTTCGAGAGCTACCGGCTCCTGGACGCTCTGAGCAGCCTTGGGAAGAACCTGGATTTCCTCTCGGAGACCAGAGACCTGGGGGAGGGCGAGACACGGGTGGTGTCAGAGCTGACACAGCTCACCCAGGACTTCCTCAGGGACACCAGTGCTGTCCTGAAGGATTTGGACACCAGCCTCGTGTCTTCAGTTGCCATGGCAATCATCGCACAAAGGCTGGACCGCCATGTGGACACCTGCTCTGTTTTTGCATCTGAAAAGACCTGGGCATTTTCAAAGGCCTGGGTTGAGTGCCTGGTGACAAACAAAGCTCTGTTCCAGACCCCTGAGCTAGTTTTGAAACTGCTGGAGACGCTGGTGAACTTTGCCACGTCCCACCATGACCAGGAGGCCCAAGAGCTGCAGATGCAAGTGGCCAAAGCCATCGTGGAGTGTTACACTGAGCTTTCGTTGAGTGACAAAAACAAAGTGATCTCGGGTGTCCTGGCGTCCTGGGGTGGCCCAGGTCTGTCCCAGAACGTGCAGGTTGTCAGGGAGGGGTTCCAGGAGGACCTGAATGTGACTTTGAACCAGATCACAGAGAGTGTGTCTGATGAAggcctggccagggctgtggCTTCCGtggccaggctggcactgctgtccc
Above is a genomic segment from Vidua chalybeata isolate OUT-0048 chromosome 20, bVidCha1 merged haplotype, whole genome shotgun sequence containing:
- the GEMIN4 gene encoding gem-associated protein 4 gives rise to the protein MEPAERGAAMAPGCPGGPWAVGEETAILHGGFLLAARLLQPRPLRELRKADWPRAGVPITDALREIGERCPSPMGLWKKEAVAIVWAKILLPAPPAAAALEWGWKDDGFFSVGAMIPDVNHTALFELVKALGVPRLFVRLLLALPPAACRGQLQSLVEYISSETSPSDISFFLDVWWEVLKHREGQEDATVSAFSALIHQHGGESSLEDGLQPPKRFKGDPGSAPAAPGLPAVLLEGLKQIRGGIAQPRLRCYALANLAELCLSSGLGPGDSPLPIAEHLAKVGAVVSLWSSDTESRYHPCGLGEKVREAERSVSRLCLARPSREELFGGLDLLCSLLQAWGEELQDALRGCEELCFESYRLLDALSSLGKNLDFLSETRDLGEGETRVVSELTQLTQDFLRDTSAVLKDLDTSLVSSVAMAIIAQRLDRHVDTCSVFASEKTWAFSKAWVECLVTNKALFQTPELVLKLLETLVNFATSHHDQEAQELQMQVAKAIVECYTELSLSDKNKVISGVLASWGGPGLSQNVQVVREGFQEDLNVTLNQITESVSDEGLARAVASVARLALLSPEATVKQVCHLAVVNLGAHQFLAQILYSFPALSFVESHEDAGRPRSLVVRCLEEAVWGKLSTAREEEQFLQFLAFLMQPGSATPLVSPAEVTKAFVLPCLKSDSAQIELSLQILSKVLGIPSCSGEHWIKSCHPFPLLLSLCKLLDGYTKYWHQPREQLFPSLETKDLILNILCQLCELVAPETVPSSELWVQSLAWLHRKVASLDWTVGLRLKKLYGDHFKNEVPATLFEICRLPEDEWTSQSWPAYGPGSGLLAWMECCCVSPALRDTMLALLSVNVDNPKEVNLFSKGFLVALIQVLPWCSPGEWRRLVPVVEQLLQRQVLHVPYTLEYVQHMPLLNLRPFACHLQLSVLFLRGFQLLCSSSCSTWLPPEAWLHVVQLYCASLTDLLASLKAAAGAAAQPCAQEVSFTCIQLFCHLLHVAAMLPAGGCEEPLLVVALEVLSQYEASSKADGSPCAALRRANEGHFLQSVTDSLRHEELRSTLLQKLSKLGARSEH